In Vigna radiata var. radiata cultivar VC1973A chromosome 3, Vradiata_ver6, whole genome shotgun sequence, the following proteins share a genomic window:
- the LOC106757770 gene encoding probable aquaporin PIP-type 7a isoform X2, protein MEGKEQDVSLGANKFSERQPIGTAAQSQDDGKDYQEPPPAPLFEPSELTSWSFYRAGIAEFVATFLFLYITILTVMGVNRSDSKCATVGIQGIAWAFGGMIFALVYCTAGISGGHINPAVTFGLFLARKLSLTRALFYMVMQVLGAIVGAGVVKGFEGKTFFGKHNGGANFVASGYTKGDGLGAEIVGTFVLVYTVFSATDAKRNARDSHVPILAPLPIGFAVFLVHLATIPITGTGINPARSLGAAIIFNKDLGWDDHVLDFLGWTIRWSRSCCSVPPSRNQSHSLQIQLMR, encoded by the exons ATGGAGGGAAAGGAGCAAGATGTTTCATTGGGAGCGAACAAATTCTCAGAGAGGCAACCCATTGGGACTGCGGCTCAGAGCCAAGACGATGGAAAGGACTACCAAGAGCCTCCTCCGGCTCCACTATTTGAACCCTCCGAACTCACTTCTTGGTCCTTCTACAGAGCCGGAATAGCCGAGTTTGTGGctacttttcttttcctctaCATAACTATCTTAACCGTCATGGGTGTCAATAGGTCCGATTCCAAGTGCGCAACCGTTGGCATTCAAGGCATTGCTTGGGCCTTCGGTGGTATGATCTTTGCTCTCGTTTACTGCACCGCTGGAATCTCAG GGGGACACATAAACCCGGCTGTGACATTCGGACTGTTCTTGGCGAGGAAATTGTCGTTGACTAGGGCACTGTTCTACATGGTGATGCAGGTTCTGGGTGCTATCGTTGGTGCTGGTGTGGTGAAAGGTTTCGAGGGAAAAACCTTCTTCGGGAAACACAACGGTGGTGCCAACTTCGTTGCCTCTGGTTACACCAAGGGTGATGGACTGGGTGCTGAGATTGTTGGTACCTTCGTTCTTGTCTACACTGTTTTCTCAGCCACTGACGCCAAGCGTAACGCTAGAGACTCCCACGTTCCT ATTTTGGCACCTTTGCCCATTGGATTCGCTGTGTTCTTGGTGCACTTGGCCACCATCCCAATCACTGGCACCGGTATCAACCCTGCTCGAAGTCTCGGTGCTGCCATCATTTTCAACAAAGATCTTGGCTGGGATGACCACGTAT TGGATTTTCTGGGTTGGACCATTCGTTGGAGCCGCTCTTGCTGCTCTGTACCACCAAGTCGTAATCAGAGCCATTCCCTTCAAATCCAACTAATGAGATAA
- the LOC106757070 gene encoding eukaryotic translation initiation factor 3 subunit F → MASSDRTVLQFSSSSSQSFSAKVHPLVIFNICDCYVRRPDQADRVIGTLLGSVLPDGTVDIRNSYAVPHNESIEQVALDIEYHHNMLISHQKVNPKEIIVGWYSTGLGVTGGSALIHEFYSREVQNPIHLTVDTGFTNGGGTIKAYVSNNLSLGERQIAAQFQEIPLDLRMVEAERIGFDMLKATAVDKIPSDLEGMEASMQHLLVLIDDIYKYVDDVVEGRVAPDNKIGRFISDAVGSLPKVSPRVFDKLVNDSLQDHLLLLYLSSITRTQLSLAEKLNTAAQIL, encoded by the exons ATGGCGTCGAGCGATCGCACAGTCTTACAAttctcttcatcatcttctcaaAGTTTCTCCGCAAAGGTTCATCCTCTCGTTATCTTCAACATCTGCGATTGCTACGTTCGGCGTCCTGACCAAGCCGACCGCGTCATCGGAACCCTACTCGGATCCGTCCTTCCAGACGGAACCGTAGATATTCGCAATTCCTATGCTGTTCCGCACAATGAGTCCATTGAGCAG GTTGCTCTGGATATAGAGTACCACCACAATATGTTAATATCCCACCAGAAAGTGAATCCAAAAGAAATCATAGTTGGATG GTATTCTACTGGTCTTGGAGTAACCGGTGGTAGTGCATTAATCCACGAGTTTTATTCTCGAGAAGTACAAAATCCCATACATTTGACTGTTGATACTGGATTTACAAATGGAGGTGGTACCATCAAAGCTTACGTGTCTAACAATTTATCCCTTGGAGAACGGCAAATTGCTGCACAGTTTCAAGAAATCCCATTAGATCTTCGTATGGTTGAAGCTGAGCGAATTGGAT TTGATATGCTCAAGGCAACTGCAGTTGACAAAATTCCTTCAGATTTAGAAGGGATGGAAGCATCGATGCAACATCTACTAGTCTTGATTGATGATATCTACAAATATGTTGACGATGTTGTG GAAGGGCGAGTTGCACCAGACAACAAAATCGGAAGATTTATATCAGATGCTGTAGGTTCCCTTCCCAAAGTGTCTCCTCGAGTTTTTGATAAGCTTGTGAATGATAGCTTGCAG GATCACTTGCTTTTGCTATATTTATCTAGCATCACAAGAACGCAGCTTAGCTTGGCCGAGAAGTTGAACACAGCTGCCCAAATTCTGTGA
- the LOC106756754 gene encoding 26S proteasome non-ATPase regulatory subunit 7 homolog A yields MDVIKTQQISSRPIEKVVVHPLVLLSIVDNYNRVAKDTRKRVVGVLLGSSFKGTVDVTNSYAVPFEEDDKDPSIWFLDHNYHESMFSMFKRINAKEHVVGWYSTGPKLRENDLDIHGLFNDYVPNPVLVIIDVEPKELGIPTKAYYAVEEVKENATQKSQKVFVHVPSEIAAHEVEEIGVEHLLRDVKDTTISTLATEVSAKLTALKGLDARLKEIRSYLDLVIDGKLPLNHEILYHLQDVFNLLPNLNVADLIKAFAVKTNDMMLVIYLSSLIRSVIALHNLINNKMLNKEHERAEDSKSVTVPSAAA; encoded by the exons ATGGACGTGATAAAGACGCAGCAAATCTCATCTCGACCAATCGAGAAGGTCGTGGTTCATCCGCTCGTGCTTCTTAGCATCGTCGACAACTACAATAGAGTCGCCAAGGACACGCGCAAGCGCGTTGTCGGCGTTTTGCTCGGCTCATCTTTCAAAGGCACCGTCGATGTTACCAACAGCTACGCCG TGCCGTTTGAAGAAGATGACAAGGATCCGAGCATCTGGTTTCTTGACCACAATTACCATGAATCAATGTTTTCcatgtttaaaagaataaatg CAAAGGAGCATGTTGTGGGGTGGTATAGCACAGGTCCAAAGCTGCGTGAAAATGACCTTGACATTCATGGCTTATTTAACGA TTATGTTCCAAATCCTGTCTTGGTTATCATTGATGTTGAACCCAAGGAATTGGGAATCCCAACAAAAGCATATTACGCTGTTGAAGAGGTTAAAGAG AATGCCACCCAAAAAAGCCAAAAGGTCTTTGTACATGTGCCATCAGAGATTGCAGCTCATGAAGTTGAAGAAATAG GAGTCGAGCATTTACTTAGAGATGTAAAAGATACAACAATTAGCACCCTTGCGACCGAG GTAAGTGCAAAACTTACAGCCCTGAAGGGTTTGGATGCTAGACTTAAAGAGATAAGGAGTTACCTTGACCTTGTCATTGATGGAAAGCTTCCCTTAAACCATGAGATCCTGTACCATCTGCAG GACGTGTTTAACCTGCTACCAAATCTTAACGTGGCTGATCTTATCAAGGCGTTTGCAG TGAAAACCAATGATATGATGCTGGTAATATACCTCTCGTCTCTCATTAGAAGTGTAATTGCACTCCACAACTTGATTAACAACAAG ATGCTTAATAAAGAACATGAACGGGCAGAAGACTCAAAGTCAGTTACAGTGCCGAGTGCAGCTGCATAA
- the LOC106757488 gene encoding 60S acidic ribosomal protein P0-like has translation MAVKLTKAQKKIAYDAKLCRLLDNYTQILVVAADNVGSNQLQNIRQGLRGDSVVLMGKNTMMKRSVKLHAESTGNKAFLNLVPLLVGNVGLIFTKGDVKEVSEVVAKYKVGAPARVGLIAPIDVVVPPGNTGLDPSQTSFFQVLNIPTKINKGTVEIITPVELIRKGEKVGSSEAALLSKLAIRPFSYGLVVVSVYDNGSVFSPAVLDLTDDDLLNMFADGVSMLSSLSLAISYPTIAAAPHMFVNSFKNVLAVAVATEYSFPQADEVKEYLKDPSKFAVAAVVAAPATGSAPAAASKEEEKKEEPEESDDDMGFSLFD, from the exons ATGGCGGTGAAACTGACAAAAGCGCAGAAGAAGATAGCCTACGATGCCAAACTCTGTCGGCTTCTGGATAACTACACCCAAATTCTGGTGGTGGCTGCGGACAACGTGGGATCCAACCAGCTTCAGAACATCCGACAGGGTCTACGTGGCGACTCCGTGGTGCTCATGGGAAAGAACACCATGATGAAACGCTCTGTCAAACTCCACGCTGAGAGCACCGGCAACAAGGCCTTCCTCAACCTTGTGCCTCTTCTAGTG GGTAATGTTGGGTTGATTTTCACCAAAGGTGACGTGAAGGAGGTCAGCGAAGTGGTTGCCAAGTACAAG GTGGGAGCTCCTGCTCGTGTTGGGTTGATTGCACCTATTGATGTTGTAGTTCCTCCAGGCAACACAGGGTTGGATCCCTCTCAAACTTCCTTTTTCCAG GTACTGAACATTCCTACAAAAATTAACAAGGGTACTGTGGAAATTATCACTCCTGTGGAACTGATTAGGAAGGGTGAGAAGGTTGGGTCTTCTGAAGCTGCATTGCTTTCGAAGCTTGCGATAAGGCCATTCTCGTATGGGCTTGTTGTGGTTTCTGTTTATGACAACGGTTCGGTGTTTAGTCCTGCGGTTCTTGACCTCACTGACGACGACCTCCTTAATATGTTTGCTGATGGTGTTTCCATGCTCTCTTCACTGTCGTTGGCTATCTCCTACCCTACAATTGCAGCTGCACCACACATGTTCGTTAATTCCTTTAAGAACGTCCTCGCCGTTGCAGTGGCCACAGAATATTCGTTCCCCCAGGCTGACGAGGTTAAGGAGTACCTGAAG GATCCTAGTAAATTTGCAGTAGCTGCTGTTGTTGCCGCACCTGCTACTGGTTCTGCTCCAGCTGCTGCCTCCAAGGAGgaggaaaagaaggaagaacCAGAAGAATCCGATGACGACATGGGCTTCAGTTTGTTTGATTAA
- the LOC106757997 gene encoding nematode resistance protein-like HSPRO2 — translation MVDLHWKSKIPASDMSSKSPKLSLPANSLPSLQLPFRTTDISPAPPALCAAYDYYLSLPQLRTLWNSRDFPNWNNEPILKPALQALEVTFRFLSIVFSDPRPHSNHREWNRVIESLAIHQIEIIAMLCEDEELNSQTRATVPTADLTVDSSNNSESRSYSEASLLPRLATWYKSKDVAQRILLTVECQMRRCSYTLGLGEPNLAAKPSLLYDRVCRPSEIHALKTTPYDERVENYENHAVHATHQIAESWIHTSRKLLERIADAIHCKRLEQAAEDCHAVERIWKLLAEVEDLHLMMDPDEFLRLKNQLSVRSSSGETASFCFRSKELVEVTKMCRDLRHMVPEILEVEVDPKGGPRIQEAAMKLYVSKSAFEKVHLLQAMQAIEAAMKRFFYAYKQVLTVVMGSSEANGNRVGLSCDSADSLTQIFLEPTYFPSLDAAKTFLGYLWDNNDYKWP, via the coding sequence ATGGTTGATTTACATTGGAAATCAAAGATACCTGCTTCCGACATGTCTTCCAAATCTCCAAAACTCTCCCTCCCCGCCAACTCCTTACCCTCTCTTCAACTACCCTTCCGCACCACAGACATCTCTCCCGCTCCACCTGCACTCTGTGCTGCATACGATTACTATCTCTCTCTCCCACAACTCAGAACCCTTTGGAATTCAAGAGACTTTCCCAATTGGAACAACGAACCCATTTTAAAACCTGCCCTGCAAGCTTTGGAAGTCACCTTCCGTTTTCTTTCCATTGTTTTCTCCGATCCCAGGCCTCATTCCAACCACAGGGAATGGAACCGTGTCATAGAGTCTCTCGCCATTCATCAGATTGAGATCATAGCCATGCTGTGCGAAGACGAGGAGCTCAATTCTCAGACACGTGCCACCGTCCCAACCGCTGATCTTACTGTAGATAGCTCCAACAATAGCGAGAGCCGAAGCTACAGCGAGGCCAGCCTTCTTCCGCGGCTTGCCACGTGGTACAAATCCAAGGACGTGGCGCAGAGGATTCTTCTCACCGTTGAGTGCCAAATGAGGAGGTGTAGCTATACGCTAGGTTTGGGAGAGCCGAACCTGGCGGCGAAACCGAGCCTGCTCTACGACCGCGTCTGCAGACCGAGTGAAATCCACGCGCTCAAGACTACACCCTACGACGAACGCGTGGAGAACTACGAGAACCACGCTGTGCACGCCACGCACCAGATTGCGGAGTCGTGGATCCACACTTCGCGGAAGCTTCTGGAGAGGATCGCCGATGCTATCCACTGTAAAAGGTTGGAGCAGGCGGCGGAGGACTGCCACGCGGTGGAGCGCATCTGGAAGCTTCTCGCGGAGGTGGAGGATCTTCACCTGATGATGGATCCGGACGAATTCCTGCGTTTGAAGAACCAGCTCTCGGTGCGGTCCTCGAGCGGCGAAACGGCGTCTTTCTGCTTCAGGTCAAAGGAATTGGTGGAAGTGACGAAAATGTGCAGAGATCTGAGGCACATGGTGCCGGAGATattggaggtggaggtggatcCGAAGGGAGGACCGAGAATTCAAGAAGCGGCGATGAAACTGTACGTCTCGAAGAGCGCGTTCGAGAAGGTTCACCTGTTGCAGGCGATGCAGGCGATAGAGGCGGCGATGAAGAGGTTCTTCTACGCGTATAAACAAGTTCTGACGGTGGTGATGGGAAGCTCGGAGGCCAACGGCAACCGAGTTGGGCTGAGTTGTGACTCGGCTGACTCGTTGACTCAGATATTCCTTGAACCGACGTATTTTCCAAGCTTGGATGCCGCCAAGACTTTCCTTGGGTACCTCTGGGATAATAACGATTACAAGTGGCCATAA
- the LOC106757770 gene encoding probable aquaporin PIP-type 7a isoform X1 has product MEGKEQDVSLGANKFSERQPIGTAAQSQDDGKDYQEPPPAPLFEPSELTSWSFYRAGIAEFVATFLFLYITILTVMGVNRSDSKCATVGIQGIAWAFGGMIFALVYCTAGISGGHINPAVTFGLFLARKLSLTRALFYMVMQVLGAIVGAGVVKGFEGKTFFGKHNGGANFVASGYTKGDGLGAEIVGTFVLVYTVFSATDAKRNARDSHVPILAPLPIGFAVFLVHLATIPITGTGINPARSLGAAIIFNKDLGWDDHWIFWVGPFVGAALAALYHQVVIRAIPFKSN; this is encoded by the exons ATGGAGGGAAAGGAGCAAGATGTTTCATTGGGAGCGAACAAATTCTCAGAGAGGCAACCCATTGGGACTGCGGCTCAGAGCCAAGACGATGGAAAGGACTACCAAGAGCCTCCTCCGGCTCCACTATTTGAACCCTCCGAACTCACTTCTTGGTCCTTCTACAGAGCCGGAATAGCCGAGTTTGTGGctacttttcttttcctctaCATAACTATCTTAACCGTCATGGGTGTCAATAGGTCCGATTCCAAGTGCGCAACCGTTGGCATTCAAGGCATTGCTTGGGCCTTCGGTGGTATGATCTTTGCTCTCGTTTACTGCACCGCTGGAATCTCAG GGGGACACATAAACCCGGCTGTGACATTCGGACTGTTCTTGGCGAGGAAATTGTCGTTGACTAGGGCACTGTTCTACATGGTGATGCAGGTTCTGGGTGCTATCGTTGGTGCTGGTGTGGTGAAAGGTTTCGAGGGAAAAACCTTCTTCGGGAAACACAACGGTGGTGCCAACTTCGTTGCCTCTGGTTACACCAAGGGTGATGGACTGGGTGCTGAGATTGTTGGTACCTTCGTTCTTGTCTACACTGTTTTCTCAGCCACTGACGCCAAGCGTAACGCTAGAGACTCCCACGTTCCT ATTTTGGCACCTTTGCCCATTGGATTCGCTGTGTTCTTGGTGCACTTGGCCACCATCCCAATCACTGGCACCGGTATCAACCCTGCTCGAAGTCTCGGTGCTGCCATCATTTTCAACAAAGATCTTGGCTGGGATGACCAC TGGATTTTCTGGGTTGGACCATTCGTTGGAGCCGCTCTTGCTGCTCTGTACCACCAAGTCGTAATCAGAGCCATTCCCTTCAAATCCAACTAA
- the LOC106757015 gene encoding WUSCHEL-related homeobox 5, whose translation MEEGMSDFCFRGENVGGNRGSATGTKCGRWNPTTEQAKLLTQLFSSGLRTPSTDQIQKISNQLSFYGKIESKNVFYWFQNHKARERQKRRKVDKDVIRTENSISMNFFTQNFTQLYHDSEPEKVTETLQLFPLNSFGESESNMKVHASDCRDNTMFTYTEEEQMNHPPLDLRLSFM comes from the exons ATGGAAGAGGGCATGTCAGATTTTTGTTTTAGAGGTGAAAATGTTGGTGGTAATAGAGGTAGTGCCACTGGCACCAAGTGTGGGCGTTGGAATCCCACAACTGAACAGGCTAAGCTTCTGACTCAACTCTTCAGTTCTGGACTCCGCACCCCAAGCACTGATCAGATTCAAAAGATCTCTAACCAGCTCAGTTTTTATGGTAAGATTGAGAGCAAAAATGTATTCTATTGGTTTCAGAACCATAAGGCTAGGGAAAGACAAAAGCGTCGCAAGGTTGATAAGGATGTCATTCGTACTGAAAACTCCATCTCCATGAACTTTTTCACGCAAA ATTTTACGCAGCTTTATCACGATTCTGAGCCTGAGAAAGTGACTGAGACTCTTCAACTATTCCCCTTGAACTCTTTCGGTGAATCAGAATCAAATATGAAGGTTCATGCAAGTGACTGCAGGGATAATACAATGTTTACATACACAGAGGAAGAACAAATGAACCATCCACCATTAGATCTTCGCTTGAGTTTTATGTGA